The genomic region AAGTGATGAAATTGCTACACACATGCAGtcatttttaacagtgtttgaACACAGAACAATTGATCAGAAGCTTTTTCTGTATTTTCACAAAATCATGTGAACACTAAGTTATCCCATCTTAGAAATAGAAGCTGACAAGGGTAGAGGAATGGAAGTGAAATAACAGACCCATTTCCAGAATGCAATCATCCTATAAAGTGGAGATGCAGATCACAAGATAGAATGACGCAGTCTTTAGATGTGCTCCCTCTCTGCAAGATTTTGAATAAATACTCTGAGCAAAAAGCCAAATATGTTTACCTTCGATTTGGACTGACACACATAGCTGAAGTGCCTGTGCTTTTATCAGAGCCTGGGATGAATCTCTGTGATTTCTGGTCAATATTGTACAGTAGAGTGTTGGCACCACTTGGGTACACAATGGTTTGTTCATCAGCAAAGCAGACATTTCCACTGACATCTCCTTTCAGACCAAAGGAATGTCTTGGTGTTGCCACAGCTATTGACATGTTAATAACTCACAATGTTCTTCTTGCACTAGTAATCTGAAAGCAAAGATAGAGGGATAGTCCAGCCATTACATAACTATTGTATTACTATTATATTACTATATGTCAAGAGTCTTAACATAAGTCATTCTCATACCACATGCTTATCTTTAGTGTGTGTCTCCCTTCCAAAAATTAAGTCCAAAGTAGTCTAATGTCCATGTTGTGGCTTCACAGTGAAATGCATACCCCTGTATAGTGTGCCTCTCTTTTAAAACTCAAGTTCAACTTAATCTCTGTTGTGGCGTAGCAGATTCGCAGTCACAGTGAAATCAATGCATCCTTTGGGTGTGTCTATACTAAGTCCAAAGTAATGTCAACGTCCTGGATTCAAAGCCTTTCCAGTGACCTGACTGCGAAGCTGGCATCAAAATGGGAACTATTCGATTGCCGGGTAAACTGCAGTTATGCCTAATTTGAGTAACAGTTCACATTGAATTTTACTGTACAACTCCTAAATGTGTGGAATAATCCACAATTGTGTCtcaaaaacataaatatgatGTTTCCTTGTGACAATTTTGGCTGTTTCCGCTGGACTTTGTAGATTAAAATTGCTATTGCAAAGGGGTTACACTTTGACTTACAATAACAGTGGCTATCAAGTATCATTAGTTTGACTGTAACTAAGTACGCGAATTTAGGGCACACGCAAAGTTACCGTACAAGTTACAGTAAGTCTACCAAgtattaggcctagcctactacTATACTGTAACTTTTGTAAGGTAGCCTAAGTTTGAACgggtaccgttgttttccgcacacgttactttccgctgaaacaaaacggtgttttccgcaaacaaatttgtcagcggaaaacaacgtttttttcagcggaaagtaacgttttttttttttggaggaacagaataacttactgaattgattaggcacatggaatgATTTAGGAAGGTGGAGAGGATTtaactgtaacaggataaatcGGCCATGATTTTAGATGTAACTCGTAAGAAAGGTGGTGCAAAATGCGTGTTCGGCTATTAAAACAGcccttacttatacagccatttccagcaaaaatcaaagataccgccttttacaactttttttttttaaactatcattACGCGGACCGCacttttaatactttattagatagtcaatccttcataacgcgggtGTCCCTTTGCCCTTTTATCGGCCGACCACcacatacttctttaataatccctaattacacacccccaagcctcctctgtattataagcagcttaacttttctgacacgaactcagtctaaccatcctttatcgacgttctttgatactttctcatgttattttaatcatcctgcctgaatttggtatcctaaaattgcggaaaatatagtatacaggaaggtgaaaaaaaggtgttttccgcagaagaattttttcagcggaaagtaatcagcggaaagtaacgtatgcggaaaacaactgaaaccagTTTGAACCAGTACGATTAGGCCAACGTGAAAATATTTATACTAAGGCTAAGATGGAAGTCGCTACTTACTTTCTTGATATCGATAAAACGGCAAGTATAGAAACCTCAAACAGCATTCATTTTAGATTCATGTTGACTGTAGAAAACCGAAGTGTCTTCCTCAAGTAATATTATGAAGTCTTGGTGATTCCACGACTGTGCCTACAGCCTAGCCGAATCCAGCTTTGAAAGTTGCTACGGGCAACAAAGGGCAATATTGCCAGGtataaaataaatgtaatgCGTAAGGAAAGTTTTGAAGGTCTATAGTCTTTTGAATAATTCATGTTACATTTCAGTTATATTAAACACTTTTAAAaggtatatatacatttcaacTTACcataatataatttttaatgaaataataacaaaatgattACTCTTGACGTGGTTAGAGTATAAGGACTGTCCGTCGTCTGCTACGCATGGAATGAAAAAAGAAGATTGGAACACGAATTCCTGGGTTTCTTTTGAAACTGCTCAAATGACTTTCTTTGTTGAGTCTTATCGTTTCATTATTTTCCTAAGCTTTTATTAAATAACCATTTCAATTATGACGTCAATTGCAAGTCTCCAAGTAATTCGTACATGCAATAAAAAATTGTTACTAGCAATAATTACGCCTAGTGTTACATCCTACTGTTCAAACTTACATAGTTCGAACGCTTTCAACGGTACAGTATATCCAATTGAGTATGAGTATCGTACTTGTAATGTTGCTAATGGCAGGTGCACGATGTCCAGAGCCATGCTGACCAGCAAATTAAAACGTTCGCTTTTGCGACTACACTCGAGGACATTTGCAAAAACTTCAAGGTTGAACACGGATAGACCTGGTCCTATATCAACACTGAATCCACCAATAGAATACAGTTGTGACAACATCGCAGGAGTGGCAAAAGACAACTTTTGTGTCATTCCTAACTTCATAAGTGATGAGGAAGAAACAGTCTTGTTGAAGGAAATTGACAAACATTTCAGAGGAATCAGATATGAATATGATCATTGGGATAATGTAAGTTGTTTTTTATAGGTGTGTACTTCACAAAAGGAAAATGAAGTAAAACAAGTTTTGACACTATGTAAAACCTGATATTTtgcttaccagtcaaaacgtccccttACCAAAACCtccccgcttttggtcaaaatgTCCCCGTTTGTCAAAACGTCCCCATTGGTCAAAACATCCATGTAAGTCAAACGTCCCTGTCTATTACATTCATTCacagttgtgaatatatattaattttaagttataatttggctaagttatcggcatgcaagttggattacaggcgctaaataaatcatgaaggactatatcgtttaattatatttggtatgaaaaaggtataggctatatgtttttcaatgatttaacgaattaaggaaaacaaaaaatacagtATTATACAAGAAAGAATTTGGATGcgtatactatacaatatatatatctatataatattttaaattgagtGAAATCACTTATCGTTTATTTTACGAAGTAAAATTTTGTCACGGGTACGTGCCCCTGTTGATATTTGACATTTGAAGTATAGAAAATATTGAGCAGAGAGCATGTATATTTAGAATTAAGTATACATGTTTCGGCCCCTAAAAAGCGGTTAGTTCCGTTTTAGACCATTAGCACAATTGTACGTTATGCATGCATGCCTTGGTAACAATAGTGACCGATAGTCACGGCCAGGCACTTCCCGCGCATAAAAACtgttttcaacctaaactatacttatccttgctctttgatttgaactaaaaacatccacacttgcattccaactgattataaaagcggCGACGTTTTGACTCacagggacgttttgactgcagggacgttttggtaaaaagcAGGGACGTGTTGGTCTTAAAAAAgtggggacgttttggtaaagggacgttttgattGGATACCGATATTTTAGTGCATTTTGAAAGCAAACTAAAACTATAGTATAATATAATGTATTAATTGGGTTGcactatagtactactatagCATTTGCATTTTACATGATACGAtttatattatactgtatgatacaattataataacaaaatttacatataaacaaatcTGACCCACTGGATACATCCAAGTTTGTTGAAGAACATAGCTGATTTTCCTGACCACAATTATAATTGCAGGCAATACATGGATATCGAGAGACAGAGAAATCTAAATGGAGTTTAGCCACAGAAAACATATTACAGAGGGTGAGAGATGCTGCTTTCACTAAAGGAGCAACCCAATTGCCTCTTGTGCATGTCCTTGATTTAGCAGCAAATGGCTATATCAAGGCACACGTGGATAGTGTCAAGGTAAGAACAGATCTTCCATTGCATGTGTCAAGTTTGTGGTCACTCACTGTGAAGTTTGTGCTCATCCTATTTGTACAGTTTTAAATTGGCATTTTAATACCATGTGcatattgctgttttatgaCAATGGGTGCTCTGGCCTCTGGTATTACAGCAGGTATTCATGCTCAGTATGATGTGATAAATGTGTGGATTTTTGTAACAGGAATGTAGAGGGTTGATCCCAATTCACCTCCTCTATGAGAAATTCCACCATGTTGTTATCTTGCCTACATTACTCACCTAATTGACAGAACAACCTTTAATAATGGAAATTGCTTGTTTCTAATCCAAAGAGTGCAAATGTAGTGGTGAAGAACTATTTTCAAGATTTTGTGATGCGTATGTGGGTAGAGGAGAGGTAGGGTGTGATTGACTCAAGCAACCAACTTATAAGAATTATGCTTTGCCCTAAATAGTGGACCTTGATGTCAACTTTATCCTGAAGTTCCACTTGTAAATAGATTTAAGGTCtgatagaaatattaaaatatctttaTTCTCCACTAATAGTGACAATAGACCATTAAATAGGTTCTCAAAGTGATCATTAGAAACATCTTCTCTATAGTAACtaaaatgttttgaaacatAATGATTTTGAACTTGTTTAGCATGTCAGTGTGTTTCAACAACTTTTGTGAGGTTGCAGGAACAGCATAGATGGTTGTTCAGCAAGGTTTATGTATAATTGTCAGGTCAGCCTGGATGGTTTACAATAAACCATGTAGTCTTTAAACTGGTAGTTCTGATCAATTTCTGATACATTTGTTAGCCAAGGgtagttcagattgtccagatgTTAAGTCATCTAGCTAGTATTATGATGATATATAATAGATAACACCTAAAAATTTACCCAGAGTGTTGTAGATTtaattatatgtacagtaactcTTGCTTTGTTTCCTTTACAGTTTTGTGGGCCAACTATTGCTGGTCTCTCTCTCATCTCGCCTTCTGTGTTAAGACTTGTTAAGGAAGATGACAGCACACTGTGGCTGAAGGCTGTGTTACCAGCAGGATCATTGTACATTATGAGGtaagattttatttttatttttgtaacttACCAAATAACTTGAAGGTAACTGAttgagagagaagaaaaaactcTGAATATCTAAAAAAACATCGACAACAGTTATGGACTAGCCAATAGAGAACAGATATAAATTAATAACAAGTTTGTAACAATCAAGTTAAAAATTGCATTTACACATTTCTGACACATATACAGACAAGTGCATAGCCAGAAGATTGGGGCAGTAATAAAAATGAATAGGAGAATAATTTGCCACCCAATAGTTCATTCATGACATTCATGTTTAGTTGACCTTACTAACACATCTATACAGTATGAataaaaatttcatttaaaacacCAAGACCAAGAAACAATAGATTCTTCTGCTGTCTTTTCATTACATTTGTATGTAATGTAACTTGCTTGTTTATCAATCTTAACCTGGTTCGTAACTTAATATCTAAGGAGTTTGATCTTGACATATTATCTTCTTTTGTGATTGCAAGTTTGGTAGTTTTACAAGTTTGCCATCTAATAAAATATCTAGAATTTGAGAAACTAGCAGTGCATCTCACACTGAAAGGCCTAATTAGGAGGATGGGTTTGATTTGAATGATATTtacagggttctgccgctgccggtcggcgccggtcgggcgcgaccagcacgctgaattaccgaccgccacaatctgcctgagtgagtttccgaccggcacttattttcgataggaactccaaaaaacagctccatagccggagggtcgaacgtacagaaacaatttgtttgagactaggggaaatccagttcataactgttcaaaatatccaacacatcacagtgtcatacttagtaaatattaccagagttccgcattccagaccaatgacCGTTTTCCGTTTCCAACTTCCAatcgtacttttgatagtttcatttatatctatttttatcgcgCGAGACACAGGCACTATCCAGCTAGCTAGTACACATACTCAAAACACTCGGGAAACACTTCGtacagaatactcgggaagggccgtttccggccatcatGGGGTTTCctaaacccaaaattttcttctatgctccgcgccaaccgatggtggcgctccgcttagacagtcctgccggcactcaatccaccctgggcagaaccctgtatttacatttcaaaattaGCAATTAGGACAGTTGCAATGAGCCAGATCTTTTGCATTAAAACATCAAGTGGGCAAATTCCTGTTTCGTCCTCTATGCTTTTTTCCATCTCTCATTATGAGAGACAGCAAGTCTTCCTCCTCTGCCTGAagagaaagaggaggaggaagggcAGTAGAATTCATTAACCTTACCTTTCTccactattattattatgctttTCAGAAACCAGATAAGGTTTGACTACACCCATGAGATTCTCAGGGATGAGGATTCGTATATAAGAGACGTGAAAGTAAACAAGGGACGTAGAGTCTCAGTCATGTTTCGTGATCAGCCAGTAGAAGATCACAGTTGAGGTGCAGGCAAGCGGAACACCTTTGGACAAATCACAGAAGAGTTTACTACAACATGTGGAGTAGTATTGTAACAGTCACTGGTGGCGCTCATCCTGTCTGGCTTCCTTTAAAATGTCAATAGTATTGCTTCTAGTAATTACCTTCAAATATACTAACCTGGTCAAGATTCACAAAATGGAATTTTTTCTTTACTGCACTATCAATGAAATAAAAAGCATGTTTATTCACTGGGACATTTCTTTTCCTTGACCCttctcaaatattgatgaaGAATTTGGAGGACGGAGTGAAAGTTTCTCATTTCTGTGGATTCACTTTTGAGTGCTTTTGTACTTTATTCGCTACTAGGGTGTGCAAAAGTACAGGCATTTCAAACATGGGCAATGAGATGCTACTGGAATGTCCCTTTAAGCTTCTATTGATCATATTTAGATGTGGATGCAATACACAATGACCTTTATCCTTGTATTAGTTTATCAATACTATAATAGTCGTAGACAGACTGGTGTCTATTGTAAGCTGGGATCTGTATTCGACCATTTGACTGGTTAATGACCCAAAGGACAACCTGATCACTCTTTCTACAAAATTTTTACTCTTATTTGGATGATGTTTTAAAAGATGCTGGAATAAGGTGACATTTGAGCAGGGGAAGAAAAATTTCATCGTATGTTTTTGATGTTCTGCAGTGATTATTAAGTGCAAGTAAGTAAATGGTACAACTACAAGATATGTGCTGGATGCCATCAAGTCACGCATGTAGAGAACTTGTAtgacaaataattgttgataggTTATAATTCATTATATTCCAACGGTGCCGTTAACTTTCTTCTGTTCTACTTTGACCTTGTGTGGAATAAGTAAAAATACCTGATGAGCATCATCATCAAATAAAATGGCTGAATAACAGAGTCTAGCAGGCAGACTGTTAGGCATTATCTCCTTAGAATCTTTACAAAATTCTTTAGAAATATTGTTAGTCCAAATTCCAAAATACAGACTTTAGAGTGTGTCTAAAAATATATCCAAGGACAATTGTCCCAAATTTATCTTAACTTGCCATGATTGTTAGGAAACTATTCCTTTTAGTCTGTAACTCAAAAAGTCTGTAATCCaatctaagcattttcttttacaaaaagTAAGTCTGAAAAAGTTGTATGCAATTGTGTGTATACTGGACTGTTTTAGAGATATTAGGTTAACTTTTTACACATGAGAGTTTATACTTATTGATCTCTTTTTAAACTGTGAAAGTGAATACGAAAATATAGCAAACACATTAAAGATAATGACAcacatcaaacattttttcatctcttgtattttttttccattcataaaACTTAAGCAATGACACATCCTTATTGCAATAATGTGTTCAGATTCCAGTCTGCATGTTAAACATTTCATATGCCATAATAACAGTCAGCTACTTCCATCACCTCCACCCTCCATTTCATGTTCAACAATTTAATAACAACTCCTGCACAGCTGTCTTTCAGATGCTACTTAGATCAAATTTTGTGTCTCATTAGGTCAAAAGGGGATTGACTTGCTGCTCTGACGatgataaatatttaataatccATAACACACTTCACAATACATTAGTATCACCTTGTTAGTCTGCCCTTGTGGTGAATGTTACAGGTCACTTATCTCAATATTGTTTCCCTATGTATTTAACCTATTATCTAAtactccccctcctccacccccttccccccacttCAAGCCTGATTAATAAATAGGGTTAGGTGGCTGTACCTGTAGCTTTCCAGATATTAGTGAATACCAAACTCATCATTTAGCTTTTGTGTAATCTGAGTCACAACTGACAGCATCTGCTGATACAGGCAAGGTGTGTCACATGTTCATGTCCACACATGACACATGCCTTATCTTTCTGGTAATAGCATGTTTCATTCAACTCCATTCTATTCTCCATATCTTTTCCCCCTTCGTGCTTCTCTCTAGCTTCCATGGGGCTGCTACTGTCAGCTGTTTTGCATCCTGTTACATGTTGTACATGTATCGCACCATTTTGTAGTCTCCACCGTTTTTCTGCCACCTTTATTTTCATTCTATGCCATCGCTCTGTCCccaatttctttttcctttcctCTTTCCTTTCTTCCCGCCCGTGTCGACTGATCCGTTACTGTTCGTTTTGGCTGTTACTTGCAGAGCGTGTCCCGTTGATTTGATGTGGTTGAACAGCTTGTTCCTGGTGGGAAACTCGTGTTGACATACATTGCACAATAAAACATCCTGTaacaaaacaaatgtaacaaaaacatcaaattatatattaatgaaattaGGCTACCTGTAATTCAGAACTCCTTCCAATGTTAAACTTACTGTGTAATGTCTCTTACTCTTCATAATCTGAAATTTCTCAAACCTTGTATTTGCTTCCCTTTATTTATACCTTCTTATGCCATCTTTTGTTGTGTGTAGTTTGGCTTCAATAACTAGTGAGGGAATGGGTGAATTTTATATTGCTATCCAACCTTGAAGAACCCCCTTCATTAATGTAAATGATAATTATGGTGGGGGTTCACAAAAACGAGCTTTCAGTAGTTTTCCAGTGAATCTCCCCAACCATTCtgtatataacaatatattgtcattgtcattctttgcatcattaCAACATAGTCACATAGTCTTATTTATACTGTTATATCTGTTgcaataattgaaataaagttgaaatatattttcttggaAATCAACGCTGGACTCAGGTATGGTTAATAATATACACCGCAATCATACAGCTATGTTGTACGACGTGTTGAGATGTTTTTACATGTAATGCGCCTTTtaagaatatatttacattacattacagctATAAGGTTGGGCTGTAAGTTGCATACTGATCGGTAATTTAGTGagttttagaaagaaaaaaaaaaacacattttgaaataaatagttTGTTGTATCTCACCTGATTAGAAGAAACAGGTACTTTCTTTACAGTTGCCTGATTTACCTTGGGTTTCTTGGTTTTAGATTTAGGCCTTCTGCAATGAAATATTGGACAAAATGAAGGTAATTAAAACTAAAAAGGTGTACAGAATATCATAAATGGACATAGCAAATAAAATACTTGGAAAGTGCAAAGCAAACAGCTGAAGAATCAAGCCCtccaaaacaaataacaaactaACAAGCAAACAGCTATTTCTTTTAAGCTTACAGTGAGTGTATCCataggaaaaaagaaagaaaaaaaaaatggggattTGTTGCTATGAGGgagaaaaaacaatgaaatcaaTAACATAATGCTGTTAAGTTTAGTTACGGTCAGACTTGTCAGTGCTCAAATGAAGAGAGACAAAGCAGAACGAAGTTACTAGTGCTCTATCACATTTTCTCTATCACGTTTAGTCATCAAGAAGATAACGTACATTTATTATAGCAATGGTTTCAATTTGGTTGCAAGTTAACAAAAGTTGCCAATTTACAGTGAACAAGATTGCAGttattcaaactaagacacCCTTGTTGGCTTTTCAATTGAGCACGTATTAATTAGCTGGTAATTGAAATTTCCATCTGATTTTTCTGGAAATTTCCTCACCCAGACTATTATCAAATGAGTTTTTGCACATTAAGCATGCACATAAAGAAAACAGTGTCAACAAACTTTTCAAGCCATGAGCTACTTACTGTATACTCTCAGCTGGTTCCTTTTCTGTCGTCTCCTGCTCTGTGGTTTCCGTGACGACAGTCTCGTCACCATGTTTGACTGCTGAGTCTATGCCATTTGTCTCCTCTTGGGGTTTTTCTTGACTATCTAAAGTGAGTTTCTCTGAGAGTTTCGAGGCAATGTCTTCTCCTTCTTGTAAAGGAGCTGGACTTTCTTCTTCTTGATCCATGGCCTGCTTGAAACCCAAGAAACAGTTTATGCAgttataacttgatataatatACATGCAGTATAAAGACTTCTAACTTAATGTGAAGACAATTGAGTGACTGCCCATTAAGTATAAATACTGGACAACCAGAGTACCAGACCTTACTTATCCATTGTCTAAACAACAAATTGTCcacaaatattttgcaaaaatcACAATGACCAagatgtacactgtaggagagatttgGTCTCCTAAGAGTTTTGGACTACCATTAAAATTTATCCCAGTTTATACTGTTGagaaattttcttctttctgcaCCCTCAAGTCCGATTACATAACATATAGCAATCAAAGCAGGtgtatcatgaatattcatagcataCTATCACACTATTACATTGTCTCCTTGATCACTGCACAAAGCCACCAGATCTAGATACAAGCAATTTACCATGAAGTTAATTCAACGCGAGTACCGATTCTCACCACACATTGGACACAAGGACACCAAAAGAAGTTATTACTAAAACAACACCTGTATCTTAGTTTCTATCAAGAAGGCAGCCAGTAGTTGTTGGTGATTCTCAGTCCTAACAGAGACTGCTACTAGTGTGCACGATGTTGTAAGGTTCAATTTTCCAACAAAACATTAATTTCCTATTTCTAATATGCAGACAACTGACctaagaaataatgaaagaataGATAAAAACTGAGTCGAGAAGAATAACCTTTTGATCCCTGATTGACAGAATGTCTGTACTTTGGAGTCTTTAGAGATATTACTTACGTCCTCAAGAGCACTTTGCATTTTCTTCTGttgtcttcttttcttcttctgcttctttGATAACCTtcaaaatatggaaattattCATCAGGAATATAGCATGCATTATTCACAGTTATAAATCTTCCAAATGGTCATTTTTCAACAGATATATACCACTTGTGTAGAGATATACCTTTGTAGTAATGACATTCAAAGTGGAATTCAAGAGACCTGATTTGGAGGATATGCTAGATCTATTGAAGAAACCCTTTTGAAACTTGCTTTTCAAAATGTATACCAATCCCTAGCGTAGATTCTTCAACCCTTTATCTTTTTGCAAATGTACCAAGGCCAAGAAAACCTGCATGTAAGAGCTGGGATGGAGTTCAACTTGTTCAAGCTAGTCGCACCATTTTGGGCACAACAAACTAACTTCCTCACAGAAGTATTCACTAGTTGCCAGTAGACAAAGTAGAATGCAGAGAATGATCATGTTATTATGTGCAACATGTTACTCTAAATCATGTGATTCTCAAAAGATGGCCAGCAGGCCAGATCCGACCCACAACAGGTTGCAATCTGGATGGCACAAACACAATCTGGCACTAAATGGCTACTCAGGCCATCCATTAAGACCTCAGACTTGCGCACCCAAAGGGCAAACCCTGAACATTGCTCACTCTTGGAAAGGTGAGATTTTGATTCTGTTTGGCCCTTTGTTCCAGCCACTGCTTTTCTCTGGCCATTTAAGAGAAAATTAATTGAGGACCCTTTGCTGTAGACTACCCTTGCATGTTGGATATTAAGTTTCAATGATATTTGAATTAGATGTAAGCAACAACTCGTCTGTTGGACGACTACCAAAGCTGAGTTTGGTGGTCACACTTTTGGTCTTCTCGGACATTAATAATTTGCCCTGCACTTGATCACTCCTGACCACAATAAAGCACACAACACTCTTTATCATTTGTGTAAGTAATACGGCACAACATGCAAGATTTTTGTGGCTGGCAAGGTAGCTTATAGAAAATATTACCTTCATCAAACCCCACCCACTTGGGACAATTCTTATTCACTCTACTTCCATgtcctgcttcaaagcacttgtactgacagtatgaacatcTTTTTTCTATTAGATATAGGTaagaa from Apostichopus japonicus isolate 1M-3 chromosome 2, ASM3797524v1, whole genome shotgun sequence harbors:
- the LOC139978474 gene encoding alpha-ketoglutarate-dependent dioxygenase alkB homolog 7, mitochondrial-like, whose product is MTSIASLQVIRTCNKKLLLAIITPSVTSYCSNLHSSNAFNGTVYPIEYEYRTCNVANGRCTMSRAMLTSKLKRSLLRLHSRTFAKTSRLNTDRPGPISTLNPPIEYSCDNIAGVAKDNFCVIPNFISDEEETVLLKEIDKHFRGIRYEYDHWDNAIHGYRETEKSKWSLATENILQRVRDAAFTKGATQLPLVHVLDLAANGYIKAHVDSVKFCGPTIAGLSLISPSVLRLVKEDDSTLWLKAVLPAGSLYIMRNQIRFDYTHEILRDEDSYIRDVKVNKGRRVSVMFRDQPVEDHS